From one Saprospiraceae bacterium genomic stretch:
- a CDS encoding SusD/RagB family nutrient-binding outer membrane lipoprotein has translation MKKLLLCLIPTLFLFAACTDQFDEINTDPKNLTVDKLDQGTFGLIAAAALYTPVHIGVNDRGNFQLAHSLFADVYSNYMATTAPNFDSDKFTLVGGWLNGAYLDFYRDAAPQIKYVEDFSKANNMVLENAIFKVWRVFAYHRITDYWGPIPYSNFGNGEKSVAFDAQDKIYEDFFKTLDEAITVLKGNAGKTSTILGANDVVFAGNVNNWLRFANSLRLRLAIRVRYANAGLAKTNGEKAVADGVIEAVAGDATVKTSNNWRNGYTTITQWGEFRMSADMESILKGYQDPRVDKYFSAAKTPDNNDDPAGVKFPYEGMRNGQSKEAKQGIAFNNLASDMAPIYIAAETAGPNWPLLKASEVYFLRAEGALVGWNMGSGTVKSFYEEGIRRSFTEYGLPTTDLSGKEYTTSSNVPAAMDATNPAVSKVPVAFDEAGSTEKKLEQIITQKWISLYPNSWEAWAERRRTGYPTLYPRLNTDDPAIPVTAIPRRVTYTVSEYTTNTAAVNAAVNTLLGGPDKGTTKLWWDKK, from the coding sequence ATGAAAAAATTATTATTATGCCTGATCCCGACACTTTTTCTGTTTGCGGCATGTACTGATCAGTTTGATGAAATCAATACTGATCCAAAAAATCTAACAGTAGATAAATTAGACCAGGGCACATTTGGTCTTATAGCAGCAGCTGCCTTGTACACCCCTGTCCATATAGGAGTAAATGACAGGGGCAACTTTCAATTAGCACATTCTCTATTTGCTGATGTGTATTCTAACTATATGGCTACTACCGCTCCTAATTTTGATTCTGACAAATTTACTTTAGTTGGTGGTTGGCTCAATGGTGCTTATCTCGATTTTTACAGAGATGCTGCTCCTCAGATAAAGTACGTAGAAGATTTTTCTAAAGCCAACAATATGGTCCTTGAAAATGCCATCTTCAAAGTATGGCGTGTATTTGCATATCATCGCATTACCGATTATTGGGGGCCTATACCCTACTCTAATTTTGGCAATGGCGAAAAATCAGTTGCTTTTGATGCTCAAGACAAAATATATGAAGATTTTTTCAAAACCCTGGACGAAGCCATCACCGTATTAAAGGGTAATGCAGGTAAGACTTCGACTATTTTGGGCGCAAATGATGTAGTTTTCGCAGGCAATGTGAACAATTGGTTGAGATTTGCCAATAGTCTTCGTCTAAGATTGGCCATTAGAGTGCGATATGCTAATGCAGGCCTAGCAAAAACCAATGGAGAAAAAGCGGTAGCCGATGGCGTTATCGAGGCAGTAGCTGGTGATGCCACAGTAAAAACCAGTAACAACTGGCGCAATGGATACACTACCATTACCCAATGGGGTGAATTCAGAATGAGTGCTGACATGGAGAGTATACTGAAAGGATATCAGGATCCAAGAGTAGATAAATATTTTTCTGCCGCTAAAACGCCTGATAATAATGATGACCCAGCGGGAGTGAAATTTCCATATGAAGGAATGCGAAATGGCCAATCAAAAGAAGCTAAACAAGGAATTGCATTTAATAACCTGGCTTCTGACATGGCTCCGATATACATCGCAGCAGAAACAGCAGGACCTAACTGGCCATTGCTCAAAGCATCTGAAGTCTATTTTTTAAGAGCAGAAGGTGCTCTGGTGGGTTGGAATATGGGAAGTGGTACCGTAAAATCTTTTTATGAAGAAGGTATTCGCCGATCATTCACTGAATATGGCTTACCCACTACAGATTTATCTGGCAAAGAATATACGACCAGTAGCAACGTACCTGCTGCGATGGACGCAACTAATCCTGCAGTATCAAAGGTACCGGTAGCCTTCGACGAAGCAGGAAGTACAGAAAAAAAATTAGAACAAATCATCACTCAAAAATGGATATCGCTGTATCCTAATAGTTGGGAAGCGTGGGCCGAAAGAAGGCGTACCGGGTACCCTACTTTATATCCAAGATTGAATACGGATGACCCTGCTATACCGGTGACAGCTATTCCAAGAAGAGTTACTTATACGGTCAGTGAGTATACGACCAATACTGCAGCAGTAAATGCAGCTGTAAACACTTTATTGGGAGGGCCTGATAAAGGAACTACCAAACTGTGGTGGGATAAAAAATAG
- a CDS encoding SusC/RagA family TonB-linked outer membrane protein has translation MMSQIMFAQNVSGKVTDSRDGDPLTGVSVLEVGTTNGTVTDIDGIYSLKLNSPSTVLVFSYIGYTTKSISVNGQSELNVVMEFGTLLDEVIVTSLGISREKKSLSYSAQGVSSSEMKQARSTNILNTLSGKVAGISVTGSGEGVGGGSKVLLRGNRSISGSSQPLYIVDGIVMNGDIRNLSPDDIEEISVLKGANAAALYGSRANNGAIVVTTKSGKGAKNGVSTSLGINFLAESPIHLLKFQDEYGQGSAGNYAAAATTSWGPKMTGQSIPHWSNNPNHPDFGKNYPLSPQPNNIKDFFQTGQNLATNLGVNIKNDKTNTFLSYTYTDAKGIIPKNNLNSHNLGLRVNTQLNTKLSADAKVNYIRDNFSNILSQGEGFDNPLRYLYVLPRNIRTADIEQYEFINEAGQNRQHYWIPRFNGGGNPYWTINNILQPSLRERVTGLVSLKYQILKNLSLMGRSALDRINNFTDFTRKTDSYTVAQGGSYSKTFNYGYEWNTDFLLNFNKSLTEKISLDLNGGGNLRTSLFDQVSGAGVNFNVENIFALGNTADPRPAESFSKKEVQSLYGFGSIGFFNSIYLEFSGRNDWSSTLPAANRSYFYPSFGVSAVLSDLLKLPNAISFLKLRGSWAEVGSDTDPYQLSRRAIVFNGTVSLNSTLPNADLLPETTQSTEVGLDARFFKNNLRLDLSYYKTNTFDQLFAISVPVASGINQRFLNGADIQNQGIEAVLGFTPISNKNLTWDININFAKNNSKILDLAEGLNELNRGGPTGFISDFVLRKGFPFGDIQSRGFQRDAQGRVIVGANGLPLITAGKNVPIANFNPDWLGGINNQFNYKNFNFSFLIDIRQGGTITAFSEAILAGDGFLDYTLPGREGGVVFGKDVFTNETAVKQDGTPNDIKASAEKFWNLVGGRNAPTGEAFVRDASNVRLREMVLGYRLPKYKARISLVGRNLFFFSNKAKYVDPELTVGTGNNVDGQEAFSLPTTRSIGLSLGIDF, from the coding sequence ATGATGAGCCAAATAATGTTTGCTCAAAATGTCAGTGGGAAAGTGACCGATTCCAGGGATGGAGATCCCCTGACGGGTGTTTCCGTACTGGAAGTAGGTACCACCAATGGTACTGTGACCGATATTGATGGAATTTATTCACTCAAATTAAATTCCCCCTCCACAGTACTTGTTTTTTCCTATATAGGATATACCACCAAATCTATTAGTGTGAATGGCCAATCTGAGCTGAATGTAGTCATGGAATTCGGTACATTGCTGGATGAGGTAATAGTGACTTCACTGGGTATTAGCAGGGAAAAAAAATCTCTCTCCTACTCTGCACAGGGAGTTAGTTCTTCTGAAATGAAACAAGCCAGATCTACCAATATACTCAATACTTTGTCGGGTAAAGTAGCTGGCATCTCAGTCACTGGCTCTGGTGAAGGTGTAGGCGGAGGATCCAAAGTTTTATTACGTGGCAATCGATCTATAAGTGGTAGTAGCCAACCACTCTATATCGTAGATGGAATAGTTATGAATGGCGATATTCGAAATCTAAGCCCTGATGATATCGAAGAAATATCTGTATTAAAGGGAGCCAATGCGGCAGCCTTGTATGGCAGTAGAGCTAATAATGGGGCGATCGTGGTGACTACAAAATCTGGGAAAGGAGCTAAAAACGGTGTAAGTACTTCACTAGGCATTAATTTTTTAGCAGAATCTCCGATACATCTGTTAAAATTTCAAGATGAATATGGCCAAGGTTCTGCAGGTAATTATGCTGCTGCTGCAACCACCTCATGGGGTCCTAAGATGACAGGCCAATCGATCCCGCACTGGTCCAATAACCCCAACCATCCTGACTTTGGAAAGAACTACCCATTGAGCCCTCAGCCAAATAATATAAAAGACTTTTTTCAAACAGGTCAAAACTTAGCTACCAATCTGGGTGTAAACATAAAAAATGATAAAACAAATACATTCTTATCTTATACCTATACCGATGCAAAAGGTATTATTCCCAAAAACAATCTTAATAGTCACAACCTGGGATTGCGTGTAAATACCCAACTAAATACAAAACTATCTGCCGATGCCAAAGTCAACTACATCCGAGATAATTTTTCAAATATATTAAGTCAAGGTGAAGGATTTGACAATCCGCTACGATATCTATATGTGTTACCAAGAAACATACGCACGGCAGATATAGAACAATATGAATTTATAAATGAAGCTGGTCAAAACAGACAACATTACTGGATACCAAGATTTAATGGAGGTGGTAACCCTTATTGGACTATAAATAATATTTTACAACCCAGCCTTCGTGAAAGAGTGACTGGTTTGGTATCACTTAAATATCAAATATTAAAAAACCTTTCACTCATGGGAAGGTCAGCATTGGATAGAATAAATAATTTTACTGACTTTACCAGAAAGACAGATTCTTACACTGTGGCTCAAGGTGGTTCCTACTCAAAAACATTTAACTACGGATATGAATGGAATACTGATTTCTTGCTCAACTTTAATAAATCGTTGACTGAAAAAATATCATTGGATCTCAATGGTGGTGGTAATCTTAGAACTTCCTTATTTGATCAGGTATCAGGAGCTGGTGTGAATTTTAATGTTGAAAATATATTTGCATTGGGCAATACTGCTGATCCAAGACCCGCTGAATCATTTAGTAAAAAAGAAGTGCAATCATTATATGGCTTTGGATCTATAGGTTTCTTCAATAGTATATATTTAGAGTTTTCGGGAAGAAATGATTGGAGCTCTACTCTACCGGCTGCCAATAGATCTTATTTTTATCCATCTTTTGGAGTCTCAGCTGTTTTGAGTGATTTACTTAAATTACCTAACGCAATTTCCTTTTTGAAATTGAGAGGGTCTTGGGCAGAAGTAGGAAGCGATACGGATCCTTATCAGTTATCTCGAAGAGCCATTGTATTTAATGGTACGGTAAGCTTAAACTCTACTTTACCCAATGCAGATTTATTGCCAGAAACAACTCAATCTACCGAAGTAGGATTGGATGCCCGCTTTTTCAAGAATAACCTCAGACTGGACTTATCTTATTACAAAACCAACACATTTGATCAGTTGTTTGCCATATCAGTTCCTGTCGCCTCAGGTATAAACCAAAGATTTCTAAATGGTGCAGATATACAAAATCAAGGTATAGAGGCTGTATTGGGATTCACCCCGATATCCAATAAAAACCTCACTTGGGATATAAATATAAATTTTGCTAAAAACAACAGTAAGATTCTGGATCTGGCAGAAGGCTTAAATGAGCTCAATCGTGGTGGCCCCACAGGCTTTATCAGTGATTTTGTATTGAGAAAAGGATTTCCTTTTGGCGATATACAATCCAGAGGTTTTCAGCGAGATGCACAGGGTAGAGTCATTGTGGGTGCCAATGGTCTTCCATTAATCACCGCAGGTAAAAATGTACCCATTGCTAATTTTAATCCTGATTGGCTAGGCGGTATTAACAATCAATTCAATTATAAAAATTTCAATTTTAGTTTTCTGATAGATATCCGACAAGGTGGTACCATCACTGCATTTAGTGAAGCGATATTGGCAGGTGATGGATTTTTAGATTATACGTTACCTGGAAGAGAAGGCGGAGTGGTATTCGGTAAAGATGTATTTACAAATGAAACAGCTGTAAAACAAGACGGCACTCCAAATGATATTAAGGCATCTGCTGAAAAGTTTTGGAACCTGGTGGGTGGCAGAAATGCTCCTACAGGAGAGGCATTTGTAAGAGACGCATCCAATGTCAGATTGCGGGAAATGGTCTTGGGCTATAGATTGCCAAAGTACAAAGCCAGGATTTCTCTGGTGGGTAGAAATTTATTTTTCTTCAGCAATAAAGCAAAATATGTAGATCCTGAGTTAACCGTAGGGACAGGAAATAACGTTGATGGTCAAGAGGCCTTCTCGTTACCGACTACCCGGTCTATAGGATTGTCTTTAGGAATTGATTTTTAA
- a CDS encoding DUF5107 domain-containing protein, which produces MSKISVVVLSLIIYVSGIRAQSLTSTIKTYKRTFTTYPFSDPNPIANVDKIYPYFRFDGYTDTATLQTWTTVELENQYIKLMILPEIGGKIWAAWDKASGEAFIYNNQVVKFRDVAMRGPWTSGGIEANYGIIGHTPNCATPVDYKTQSNADRSVSCFIGTYDKLTQTSWTIEINLAPDKAYFTTKSLWHNSTPLEQPYYSWMNTGMPAAGNLEFIFPGNRYLGHDGEYADWPINKTNNKNISFYNNNDFGGYKSYHVFGQPADFFATYWHDKDFGMGHYALQDDKPGRKIWIWGLSRQGMIWEQLLTDQDGQYVEIQSGRLFNQSADGSTFTPFKHRGFSPYATDEWTEYWFPVKKTKGLQKVNLYGGFNFYKENNYVKWSFCPVQFIKDTVTITVDQKVIKKKISFVPLKVVRDSILIVSGGDEISFTIGDKFRYSTIHQKEGLARPVDLPSTFDWSSAYGLYLKGKEWQRDRNYIKAEDLLAQSLAADSLYISALAVMAELQYRKMNYSGALQYALKGLSLDTYDPQTNFIYGLIQKALYHYQDARDGFSIAAASTDYKSAAYLELARLDALDQTYDRALSYAMRSTEFNAKNIEALQLLAYIYRIKKNRSKAAEYLTQIYKLNPLNHFVDAERWLSNPSLNNKTQLSGHIQQEFNDEVYLNLADWYLNVQSPKDAVSILGLAPDHTEILYWKAYALHLSGDLSYTDVLHKAVSSSPEMVFPYRTTAQSVFKFSSEHVATWPPKYFLGLLAWSRGNTSAAKDLFESCGEPAFAAFYAAKANLFDDQRSINLEKAMALDGKGWRYGKLLAQEYLAQGHLQEALMIATKYHQDYPANDGVAFLLAKCMIENKKYEAAYTLLMSKTFLPNEGSTEGRYLYREATMQQAIQAMYKNDFTAALQFIGQAAQWPENLGVGKPYDEDIDSRIEKLCTAICWQRMGRLQEAQKLFKDISEDRSHLDSPMLLINALALKMSDQEEQGNTLLESWQGRIPDSPIPAWCLSMYQQQMNLTDPTMTLDSKNLIKSVVGYLNQQ; this is translated from the coding sequence ATGTCAAAAATATCAGTAGTTGTCTTATCGCTCATTATTTATGTATCGGGCATCAGGGCCCAATCTTTAACCTCAACCATCAAAACATATAAAAGGACATTTACGACTTACCCATTTTCAGACCCCAATCCCATCGCCAACGTAGACAAAATCTATCCATACTTTAGATTTGATGGTTATACCGATACTGCAACACTACAAACCTGGACTACAGTAGAATTGGAGAATCAATACATCAAATTGATGATACTGCCGGAGATAGGAGGAAAGATTTGGGCTGCCTGGGACAAGGCATCTGGAGAAGCCTTCATCTATAACAATCAAGTGGTCAAGTTTAGAGATGTGGCTATGCGTGGCCCCTGGACCAGCGGCGGTATAGAGGCCAACTATGGAATCATCGGACATACGCCTAACTGTGCGACTCCTGTGGATTATAAGACACAATCTAATGCTGATAGAAGCGTAAGTTGTTTTATAGGTACCTATGACAAACTCACGCAGACATCCTGGACGATCGAAATAAACCTGGCCCCCGACAAAGCCTATTTTACTACCAAATCATTGTGGCATAACAGTACCCCATTAGAACAACCTTATTACTCCTGGATGAATACCGGGATGCCCGCTGCCGGCAATCTTGAATTTATCTTCCCGGGAAATAGATACCTGGGTCATGACGGAGAATATGCAGACTGGCCTATCAATAAAACCAATAACAAAAACATCTCCTTTTATAACAATAATGACTTTGGAGGTTATAAGTCTTATCATGTTTTTGGCCAGCCTGCTGATTTTTTTGCGACATATTGGCATGATAAAGATTTTGGTATGGGCCATTATGCACTTCAGGATGACAAGCCGGGACGCAAAATATGGATCTGGGGACTTTCCCGTCAAGGTATGATCTGGGAACAACTACTCACGGATCAGGATGGACAATACGTGGAGATCCAATCCGGACGCCTGTTTAATCAATCCGCGGATGGCAGCACCTTTACACCCTTTAAACATAGAGGATTTTCTCCTTACGCTACAGATGAGTGGACCGAGTATTGGTTTCCGGTCAAAAAAACCAAAGGCCTGCAGAAAGTCAATCTTTATGGGGGATTCAATTTTTATAAAGAAAACAATTATGTCAAATGGTCATTTTGCCCGGTACAATTTATTAAAGATACTGTGACTATTACTGTAGACCAAAAAGTGATCAAGAAAAAAATAAGTTTTGTTCCGCTCAAAGTAGTCAGAGATTCTATTCTGATCGTATCCGGTGGGGATGAGATATCTTTTACGATCGGTGACAAGTTTAGATATTCTACCATTCATCAAAAAGAAGGCTTGGCCCGGCCTGTAGATCTACCATCGACTTTTGACTGGAGCTCAGCATATGGTCTATATCTGAAAGGCAAAGAGTGGCAAAGGGATAGAAATTATATCAAAGCCGAAGATCTTCTCGCACAAAGCCTGGCAGCAGACTCACTTTATATATCTGCCCTTGCTGTCATGGCGGAGCTCCAATATCGTAAAATGAATTATAGCGGAGCTTTGCAGTATGCATTAAAAGGATTGAGCCTGGATACTTACGATCCACAGACCAATTTTATTTATGGGCTGATTCAAAAAGCTTTGTATCATTATCAAGATGCCAGAGATGGTTTTAGTATTGCTGCTGCATCGACGGACTACAAAAGCGCAGCTTACCTTGAGCTGGCCAGGCTCGATGCCCTGGATCAAACTTATGATCGTGCATTATCTTATGCCATGAGGAGTACGGAATTCAATGCCAAAAATATAGAGGCCTTACAATTACTAGCCTATATATACCGGATCAAAAAAAATCGATCCAAAGCGGCAGAGTACCTAACACAAATCTATAAGTTAAATCCACTGAACCATTTTGTAGATGCAGAAAGATGGTTGTCCAATCCAAGTCTAAATAACAAAACACAGCTCTCGGGCCATATCCAACAGGAATTTAATGATGAGGTATATTTGAATTTGGCGGATTGGTATTTGAATGTCCAAAGTCCAAAGGATGCAGTGAGCATCTTAGGATTAGCTCCCGACCATACTGAGATACTGTACTGGAAGGCTTATGCATTACATTTATCAGGGGATTTGAGTTATACCGATGTTTTACATAAAGCAGTATCCTCTAGTCCCGAAATGGTTTTTCCCTATCGGACTACAGCCCAGTCAGTATTTAAGTTTTCTTCAGAACATGTGGCTACCTGGCCGCCTAAATATTTTTTAGGGCTCCTGGCATGGAGCAGAGGAAATACGAGTGCGGCCAAAGATTTATTTGAATCTTGCGGCGAACCGGCTTTTGCCGCTTTTTATGCTGCCAAAGCCAACCTATTTGATGATCAAAGGTCAATCAATTTGGAAAAAGCGATGGCACTGGATGGAAAAGGGTGGCGATACGGCAAGTTACTCGCACAGGAATACCTAGCGCAGGGTCATCTCCAGGAAGCTCTAATGATAGCGACCAAGTATCATCAAGACTATCCCGCCAATGATGGAGTCGCTTTCCTCCTGGCTAAATGTATGATCGAAAACAAGAAGTATGAAGCAGCATATACTTTATTGATGAGTAAAACTTTTCTCCCCAATGAAGGATCCACAGAAGGGCGGTATTTGTATCGCGAAGCGACGATGCAGCAAGCGATACAGGCTATGTACAAAAATGATTTTACAGCGGCATTGCAGTTTATCGGTCAAGCAGCCCAATGGCCGGAAAATCTTGGGGTAGGCAAACCCTATGATGAAGACATCGATAGCAGGATCGAAAAATTGTGCACCGCTATTTGCTGGCAGCGCATGGGTAGGCTCCAGGAGGCCCAAAAGCTTTTTAAAGATATCAGTGAAGACCGATCGCACCTGGATAGTCCTATGCTGTTGATCAATGCACTGGCATTAAAAATGTCAGACCAAGAAGAGCAAGGCAATACATTATTGGAATCCTGGCAGGGCAGAATACCTGACTCCCCCATACCTGCCTGGTGTCTTTCGATGTATCAACAGCAAATGAACTTAACCGATCCGACCATGACACTTGACTCAAAAAATTTAATTAAATCTGTGGTCGGTTATTTAAATCAACAGTAG